From a single Alkalihalophilus pseudofirmus genomic region:
- a CDS encoding DHH family phosphoesterase, which produces MNYIHKILDEVEKAGTIIIHRHERPDPDALGSQLGLKEILTQAYPDKTVYAVGETEPSLSFLGEMDDILDDVYNGALVIVCDTANTDRISDKRYINGATLIKIDHHPNEEPYGDIVWVDTNASSTSEMIVMLLDAAKERGLILNSEAALLLYAGIVGDTGRFRYNNTTPQTMQLTSRLIEAGFDQNQFYSQFHKRDLKITRLEGYVLQHFEIVDGMVGVMKLTKEVMEQFDVTSSESSQLVNCFSDVEGLRTWVFFVEDDEKIRVRLRSRGPVINTIAQEHQGGGHPMAAGASAYSWEETDKVIQKLVLACKNEKSV; this is translated from the coding sequence ATGAATTACATACATAAGATACTAGACGAAGTAGAAAAAGCAGGAACAATTATTATTCATCGTCATGAAAGACCTGACCCAGATGCATTAGGCTCTCAATTAGGGCTTAAAGAAATATTAACACAGGCTTATCCTGATAAAACTGTTTATGCTGTAGGGGAAACGGAGCCGTCACTTAGCTTCTTAGGAGAAATGGATGATATTCTTGACGATGTGTATAATGGGGCGCTTGTGATTGTATGTGATACAGCGAACACAGATCGAATAAGTGATAAGCGCTACATAAATGGCGCTACCCTTATAAAAATTGATCATCACCCGAACGAAGAGCCGTATGGAGATATCGTATGGGTCGACACAAATGCAAGTTCAACGAGTGAAATGATCGTAATGCTGCTTGATGCAGCAAAAGAGCGAGGGCTCATCCTTAACTCTGAAGCTGCCCTTCTGTTGTATGCAGGTATTGTTGGCGATACGGGGCGTTTCCGCTATAACAATACTACACCGCAAACGATGCAATTAACGAGCCGATTGATTGAAGCGGGCTTTGATCAAAATCAATTTTACAGCCAGTTTCATAAACGAGACCTGAAGATTACTAGACTTGAGGGGTATGTGCTGCAGCACTTTGAAATCGTTGATGGAATGGTAGGTGTTATGAAGCTTACAAAAGAAGTGATGGAACAATTTGACGTTACATCGAGTGAATCCTCTCAATTAGTCAATTGCTTCTCAGATGTGGAAGGTCTTAGAACATGGGTATTTTTTGTAGAGGACGATGAAAAAATTCGTGTAAGACTCCGTTCACGAGGGCCGGTTATCAACACCATTGCACAAGAGCATCAAGGCGGTGGACACCCGATGGCAGCTGGCGCTTCGGCATATTCTTGGGAAGAGACTGATAAAGTAATTCAAAAGCTGGTTTTAGCATGTAAAAATGAAAAAAGCGTGTGA
- the ytrI gene encoding sporulation membrane protein YtrI, whose product MRIPPYYKRPGWQRFFAGIVIGVLIGWVFFLYQYGLIYEELMVKLSEQEVTIQSQTKTIEELRSQQKEENEENARKLTVQKIEIHFTNTQRLRLNQLTLFELQQQAIEELAFLERKNIASVSETEDLMIRTIENKLFEVGDHRFQLEIERLHLHTTLKIYAKIIPPRS is encoded by the coding sequence ATGAGAATCCCACCTTATTACAAACGACCGGGATGGCAGCGTTTTTTTGCAGGGATCGTGATTGGTGTATTAATTGGGTGGGTGTTCTTTCTCTATCAGTATGGCTTAATTTATGAAGAGCTGATGGTTAAATTATCAGAACAAGAAGTAACCATTCAAAGCCAAACAAAAACGATTGAAGAGCTGCGAAGCCAGCAAAAAGAGGAAAATGAAGAAAATGCACGTAAGTTAACGGTACAAAAAATTGAAATTCATTTCACCAATACTCAGCGGCTGCGCCTAAACCAATTAACGTTGTTTGAATTACAACAGCAAGCCATAGAAGAACTGGCTTTTCTTGAACGAAAGAACATTGCTTCTGTATCTGAAACAGAAGATTTAATGATCCGTACCATTGAAAACAAATTATTTGAAGTCGGGGATCACCGCTTTCAGTTGGAAATAGAACGGCTGCACCTTCATACAACGTTAAAAATCTATGCTAAAATCATCCCGCCTAGGTCATAA
- a CDS encoding YtpI family protein, which produces MDKVMTIIIVFSAVFFIYNKVKTWKTPEGLLKRIYQTKANISIGFFLVAISINLLIAPRSTVDVVVGIVFLILGIANVVLGYKAYRHYIPQLDNK; this is translated from the coding sequence ATGGATAAAGTGATGACAATTATTATTGTCTTTTCTGCGGTCTTTTTTATTTATAATAAAGTTAAAACATGGAAAACTCCTGAAGGTCTTTTGAAACGTATTTACCAAACGAAGGCAAACATTTCGATCGGCTTTTTCTTGGTCGCAATCAGTATTAATCTATTGATCGCTCCGCGCAGTACGGTCGATGTGGTAGTAGGGATTGTGTTTCTTATTTTAGGTATAGCTAATGTTGTTTTAGGCTATAAAGCATACCGTCATTATATTCCGCAGCTAGATAATAAATAA